The Methanomicrobia archaeon nucleotide sequence ACAGGAAGCCCCACTCATCCGTCACCGTGTAGTTGAACGCGCCCACGGTCGCGGCTGCGTCCAGTGCCCCGAGCGCCGTCGTTTCGTTCACCTCATGCTCGTTGCCACTATTGTGCGCCGTCACGGTGATCGTCGTTCCGTTCGTCAGGCTCACGTCACCCCGCCAGAGAATCTCCTGCTGCTCCCTGTTCACGGTACCACTGGAGCTCTCGTCAGGAAGCGCGCTCGCCATCGCAGGCAGTGCCGCAATCCCGACAAACAGAAAGATACTAAAGAGCAGCATACGTTTCATGCCAAAAGAATCCACTCGTGTTCTCATTTGCTACCGCCTCTCACCAAATCATGGCGCGCGGGGTATAAATACCCCAGATTATGGATCACATGTATTATCCAAATAGCTAAGAACCGCAGCAGGTAACACGACGGGCGATGAGGGTAAACGCGCCGTATTTAGCCGATCATCGTCCCGATGCCTTCATCAGTGAAGAGCTCGAGGAGGATCGAGTGCGGCTTGCGGCCGTCGATGATATGCGCGGTGACGCCGCCTTCAGCGGCACGGAGGCCTGCCTCAACCTTCGGGATCATGCCCGCACCAATGACTTTCTTGGCAATGAGCTCCTGGAGCTCGAGGGGCGTTGTCCGGGCTATTAAGGTGGTTAGGTCGTCGGGATCACTCAGCACGCCGGGGACATCGGTGAGCAGTATCAGCTTCTTCGCCTTGATCGTGACCGCGATCTCGCCGGCGACGGAATCGGCGTTGACGTTGAGGCTATTGCCCGCGGTATCGACGGCGATGGGCGAGATCACGGGAATATAGCCCTGCTCGCTCGTGAGCGTGAGGATCTCCGCGTTGATCGCCTCGATCTCGCCGACCCACCCGAGGTCGACCTCCTGCTCCTCGCCCGCGCGGCCGACCTTCTGCTTCCGCTTCTTCTTCGCCACGATCAATGCGCCATCGTTGCCCGAGAGCCCGATACTTTTGCCGCCGTGCTTGCCAATGAGGGAGACGATGCGCTCGTTCATGTTACCCACGAGCACCATCTGCGCGATCTCCATGGTCTCGTCGTCCGTAATACGAAGCCCGCCGACGAAGGTGGGCTTCTTACCCAGCCGCTCCATCAGCCGCGTAATCTCAGGGCCGCCGCCGTGCACTACGATGGGGCAGATGCCAACGAAGCGGAGCAGCACCAGATCCTGCGTGATCTTGTCCATGATACTTTCATCGACTAATGCATGCCCGCCCATCTTGATCACGATCTTCGAGCCGTAAAACTCACGAATATACGGCAACGCCTCGATCAGGACCTCTTCTCGTTTCATTGCGCCTGCCTGCTTCTCGTTAGTCTAGTTCTAGAATACAAGAGGTCGAAAGCCCTTTAAAGCTTTTTGTCGAGGGAGGACGAGCAGACTACTCGCGCCACGTGACCTCGACATCATCGGGACGGTAATTGGGCCGCACCTGCGACTGCTCGATCGGCGTTATCGAACCGCAGGTGAGCATGAGCAGCCCGAGATAAGCGATCATGATCCCGTTATCGCCCAGGAACTTCTTCGCGGGGACGAAGAACCGTCCGTCACGATCCTCGGACATCGTCTGGAGCATCTGCTGCAAACGCCGATTCGCACCCACGCCGCCGGCCAGCAGCAGCTCATCCTTACCGAGATGCCCCATTGCGCGCTCCGTGACTTCCGTGAGCATGGCGAATGCCGTCTCCTGGAAGGAATAGCAGATATCAGCTCGTGCCCCGGGCTGTTTATCATAGGTCTCCTTTGCCGCCGTTGTGAGCCCGGAGAAGGAGAGATCCATGCCCTTCACGACATAGGGCAGCTCGATATAGCTTCTACCCTGTAAGGCCAGCTCCTCGATCTTCGGGCCGCCGGGATGGCTGAGCCCGAGGTGCCGGGCGAATTTGTCGAGCGCATTGCCGATGCCGATATCGAGCGTCTCCCCGAATATCCGGTAGTGGCCGGCACGGTAGGCGAGCACCTGCGAGTTTGCACCGCTGACGTACAAAACCACCGGATCGTTCGTCTTGCACTGCCAGCGGCCCACCTCAATATGCGCGATACAGTGATTCACCCCCAGTAACGGCCGTTTCAACGTGAGCGCGAGCGCCCGTGCTGCGGTTGCGACGGTACGGAGACAAGGACCCATGCCCGGGCCCTGAGAGAAGGCGACGCCGTCGATCTGGCTCAAGGAGAACTCAGGGTAGGTCTCCTGCGCTTTGCGGAAGACGCGCGAGATGACCGCTTTTAGTTCCGTGGCATGATGCTGCGCGGCCTCACGGGGATGAATGCCGCCGTATTTCGGCTGATAGGTCGAGACGGCCTCGGCTAGTACGTCAGACTCATCGACGAGTGCCGCACTGAGGTTCCATGCAGTGCCTTCGAGGCCTAAGATGAGCGTCATTTCTCGTTCCGTGCGCCTGCTGGATGGAGACCGTTTCCCCATTCTTACAGAAGCGTCGCGGCAAGATAGCTTTAAGTATGTTGAAACACACCATAAGATGGTAGCACAGACGGTGCTCTTCTTAGAACGAATGATCGCGGAGTCTTATGACGTCGTTGTGGTCGGTGCAGGCCCTGCGGGCAGTTACACGGCGAAGACCGCTGCGGAGCACGGTCTGGACGTGCTGCTCATCGAGCGCAACGCGGAGATCGGTGTGCCGGTGAAGTGCGCGGAAGGCGTGAGCAGGGAGATCGAGCGGTATGTGGAGCTTGATCCGCGGTGGATCTGCACGGAGGTGAAAGGCATATCCACGTACGGCCCAGACGGCACGGCGGTGACGCTCTCGGTTGAGGGCTCTGACATTGCGGGTTACGTGCTGGAGCGGCGGCTCTTTGACAACTATCTGGCGCAGCAGGCGGCGCGTGCGGGTGCCGAGGTGCAGGTGAAGACGCAGGCCTATGACCTGGTGCAGGAGAACGGGTACGCAAAGGGCGTGTACGTGCGGACGCCAGAAGCTAACGAGCGGCGCATTTTGGCGGATGTTGTGGTCGGTGCGGACGGTGTAGAGTCACGGGTGGGCCGCTGGGCGGGAATCGATACGCGATTGCCCCTATCAGACGTATGCACCTGTGCGGAGTTCCTTATGAGCGATATCACTGTAGACGAGCACTATTTGGAGACATACTTCGGCCGTGAGATCGCGCCAAAGGGCTATCTCTGGATATTCCCGAAGGGCAAGCGCTGCGCGAACGTCGGACTAGGAATAGGCGGTGACGTCTCTGGTGAGGGGCATCGCGCACGCGATTATCTGCGCTCGTTTGTCAAGCACCGGTTCCCGGACGGCAAGGTGCTGGCGGAGATCTATGGTGTGGTGCCCCTGAGCGGGCCCGTTTACGAGACCGTTGCGAACGGTGTAGTTTTAGTGGGCGATGCGGCACGGCACGTGCAGCCGATCACGGGCGGTGGAATTCTGCAGGCGGTCCAGGGCGGCAGGATCGCGGGCGACGTGATTGCGAAGGCCGTGAAAGAGCAGAACGTCTCGAAGAAGCGATTACGGGAATACGAGAAACGGTGGAAGCGCGAGTTCGGGCGGGTGCTCGAGGTGGGCTTGAAGGCGAAGAACATCGTGCTGAACCTGAACGAGCAGGAGCTGACAAAGTTCTTCCAACCCCTCGGCGGCGAGATCAAGCTGAAAGAGTACAGTGAACGCGCGTTTTTGAAGACGCTCATCATGAAGAATCCACGGATTCTCGTGAGTCTCGTGAAGACGATCTTTTGACCGTGGGCTGTGATAAGTCTGAGGCCATGATGGCGGCGAGGTGCATCAATCGAGATGCGCTGCTCTCCACGTTGAACAACGTGCATTGTGACCGTTTCATCGCGTTTGAACTGAAACGGTCGGTATCCCGCACCGCGGATGAAGCGCCCACCGCAGTTACCCGAATCCCTCACGCTAGAGCAGCCTCACCACAAGGTTGATAAGAAGAATGGTGGGTATCAAAAATTTGATGATGCCCGTGAACAGCTTCTGCGCCACTCTGCCGCCCCTAATCTCCTTGAAGATGATCCGCGAATCGAGAAACCAGCCTGCAGTTATGCTTAAGATCAGGCCTGCTAGTATGAGTCCGATCGTGCCGAATAGGAAATCCTTGAGGTCGAGAAGAGGCGTACCGAACAGTTCTAATTTGAGGGCGGTGTAGCTCAATGCTGCGGGGAGCCCGGTAAGCATGATGAGTAATGAAGCCACAGTAGCCGCCTTTTTACGCTCGAATCCATACTGATCAATAAGGGTCGCTACTGGCACTTCGAGCATGGAAACCGAAGAGGTTATAGCAGCGAAGAAAAGCAGTAAGAAGAATACAGCGCCCAGGAAAAGCCCAAAACGCAGTTCCTGGAATACGGGTGGCAGAGCAACAAAGGCAAGCTGCACTCCTGATGCAGGGTCGAGACCGAACGAGAAAACCAGGGGGAATATCACGATTCCTGATAGAATTGCGATAAACAAATCGGATATCGTTATGATACCTGCGCTTTTCGCAATGTGCTCCTCCCGCATATAGCTACCGTAGGTGAGCAGGATACCAAAACCCACGCTCAGCGAAAAAAATGCCTGACCAAATGCTGCAGTCCATACAAAGGGGTCAGTAAGCCGTTCGAAGTCCGGGGTGAGATAGAACCGCATGCCCTGACCAGCACCGGGCAACGAGAGTGAAAAGGCAAGGAGTAGCAGCAGCATGATGAACAGGAGCGGAATAAGTATTTTGGCCATTTGTTCGATTCCCCCCTTCACACCTGCCATGACCACAAAGAAGGTTATGCCGCCTGAGCACAGGAAGAAGAGCAGCGGATAATACGATGCGGTGAAGACCGAGAAAGGCACGGAGATGTCAGCGATGAAGAAGAGTGAATAGGCGAGCACCCAGCCGGTAATTACCAGATAATAGCTCAGGATCATACTGATGCCGAGGACGATGAAGATGCCCGCTATTCTGAACCTTTTTCCTATGGCGCTGAACGTCGGCACCACCGAGGTCTGGAAATGCCTTCCCAGAGCGAACTCGAGCATCATGAGCGGCATGCCAAAGAGAAAAACCGCGATGATGTACGGGATCAGGAATGCTCCGCCGCCATTTTCGCCCACGATATACGGGAACCGCCAGATATTACCGATACCCACTGCGGAGCCAATGCTGGCAAGGATAAAACCGATGCTCGATGACCATTTCTCTCGCATAGATATATCAGCTACCCTCCGGGAACGTTAGCCTTCCCGTCTCATCTTTTCGCGCGGGCACGGATCCTGTCGTTTATTTGACCCCGCCCTGTATTATTCTTAACCGCCTAACTCCTAGTAAGTTACCGTTGTGTGTCTTGTAGTGAGGTGGGCGACCGGCCCCCCACACCATTGGGCAAGCAGTTCTGGTGAGAGAAGATGCGTCAAGAACGCTGGCATGCCTTGAAGGTAGAGCGTGTATTCGAGCAACTCGATACGCGCATTCGAGGGCTAACAGAAGAAGAGGCAAAGGCGCGGCTTGCCCAGCATGGTTACAACGAACTTGAAGAGAAGAAGAAAGAATCATATGTGCACATATTCCTTCGTCAATTCAAGAGCCCGCTAATTTATGTGCTTATCTTTGCAGCGGTTGTGGCTTTTTTAGTCGGCGAATATGACGATGCGGTAATAATAGCGGTGATTTTGACGGCAAATGCGATCATTGGCTCTATACAGGAGGGCCGAGCGGAGCGGGCGATATCCTCGCTCCAAAAACTTGCCGCACCCGTGGTGAAAGTAAAAAGAGAGGGCGTAATCGAGGAGATACCGTCACGCGAAGTTGTTCCGGGCGAGGTGATTATCTTTGAGATGGGCGATAAGATATCGGCTGATGCGCGCTTGATTGAGCAGGTCAATCTGAAACTAAACGAAGCTGTGCTCACCGGCGAGTCGGTTGCTTCTGAGAAATATATCGCACCGGTAAATCAGGAAGCAAAGGTAACTGACCAGAACAACATGGTCTTTTCCGGGACGCAGGTGGTGGCGGGTCATGGAGAGGCGGTGGTCGTTGCCACGGGCGTACATACCCAGATGGGTGAAATTGCTCGAACGGTTCAGGAGGCCGAGGAAGATATCCCGATCATGCGCAGAATGGCCCATTTCAGCCGCTGGATCATCAAAGCAGTGGTATGTGTAATAGGGTTTACGCTGATCGTGGGTGTACTCCGTGCGTATCCGCTCTACGATATATTTTTGGTGCTGCTCAGCCAGCTGGTCTCTGCTATACCTGAGGGTCTGCCCGTCGCCTTGACCGTTGCTCTTTCCATCGGCATGTACCGTATGACGAAGAGGAACGTTCTTATACGACGGCTTGCGGCCATAGAGACGCTGGGGTCAGTAACGGCGATATGCACCGATAAGACCGGTACGCTCACCCGGAATGAAATGACCGTTACCCGCGCGTTCATCGGCTTTGCCGACTATGGAATAACCGGCGCCGGCTATGTCCCCAAGGGCAACTTCATGAAAGCCGGGGAAGAGCTGGATCCTGCTACTGATGAGACGTTCATGCAGGCCGTAACCATCGGGGGACTCTGCAATAATGCAAAGCTCTACAAAGAGAAAGATACCTGGCGGCTCTTTGGCGACCCGACAGAAGGCGCGCTGGTGGTACTGGCATACAAGGCAGGTATTGACCTTGATTCACGCAATAACACCGAACCACGCATATTTGAGATCCCTTTCGATTCCTCCACCAAGTGCATGGTCACCCTGCACCGCGCCGGGGATAAGAACGTTGTGCGGGTAAAAGGCGCGCTGGAACAGGTGCTCGCCCTCTGCGGTTACGTTGCCGCCGGGGAGGTGAGAGCGATCACCTCGGAGGACCGAAAAGTCATGGAGAGCACAGCGCGCGCATATGGCGAGCAAGCGTTGCGCGTGCTAGCTCTTGCTTATCAGGAGGTTGAGAGCGAGACCACGGTGCTCAGCCTGGACTCGATCAAGGGAACGCTTATTCTGGCCGGTATCGTGGGCATGATGGACCCGCCGCGAGAGGAGGTGGTCGCGGCGATGACAACATGCTACGAAGCGGGCATCACACCCATTATGATCACCGGTGACCATCTCTCCACCGCGATGGGTGTCGCTGAAAAGGTGGGCATGCGAGACCCCACGACCGTCAAAGATATTGAGTCCCTGTCCGATGACGAGTTGCAGGCGAGCATCAAGGAAACCAATGTGTTTGCACGTGTGCTGCCCGAGCAGAAATTAAGAATAGTGAACGCGTTGAAGGCAAACAAGCAGATTGTTGCAATGACGGGCGATGGTGTCAATGACGTGCCCGCACTTGCGAACTCACATGTCGGCATTGCAATGGGGATAAAAGGGACAGATGCAGCAAAGGATGTTTCTGATCTGGTACTTGCTGATGACAATTTCGCGAGCATTGTTGCCGGCGTGGAAGAAGGAAGGGGGATAAAGGATAACATTAAAAAAGCGATTTATTTCCTGCTCTCTACGAATTTTGGTGAAATAGCAACCCTTATCTTCGCTATACTGATCGGGCTGCCGCTGCCGCTTGCCGCAGCTCAGATCCTCTGGATTAATATGGTCACAGACAGTGTGATGGTCATGCCGCTCATCACCGAGCCGAAAGAGAAGGACATAATGAAGCGACGACCTTCACCGCATG carries:
- a CDS encoding HAD family hydrolase — its product is MRQERWHALKVERVFEQLDTRIRGLTEEEAKARLAQHGYNELEEKKKESYVHIFLRQFKSPLIYVLIFAAVVAFLVGEYDDAVIIAVILTANAIIGSIQEGRAERAISSLQKLAAPVVKVKREGVIEEIPSREVVPGEVIIFEMGDKISADARLIEQVNLKLNEAVLTGESVASEKYIAPVNQEAKVTDQNNMVFSGTQVVAGHGEAVVVATGVHTQMGEIARTVQEAEEDIPIMRRMAHFSRWIIKAVVCVIGFTLIVGVLRAYPLYDIFLVLLSQLVSAIPEGLPVALTVALSIGMYRMTKRNVLIRRLAAIETLGSVTAICTDKTGTLTRNEMTVTRAFIGFADYGITGAGYVPKGNFMKAGEELDPATDETFMQAVTIGGLCNNAKLYKEKDTWRLFGDPTEGALVVLAYKAGIDLDSRNNTEPRIFEIPFDSSTKCMVTLHRAGDKNVVRVKGALEQVLALCGYVAAGEVRAITSEDRKVMESTARAYGEQALRVLALAYQEVESETTVLSLDSIKGTLILAGIVGMMDPPREEVVAAMTTCYEAGITPIMITGDHLSTAMGVAEKVGMRDPTTVKDIESLSDDELQASIKETNVFARVLPEQKLRIVNALKANKQIVAMTGDGVNDVPALANSHVGIAMGIKGTDAAKDVSDLVLADDNFASIVAGVEEGRGIKDNIKKAIYFLLSTNFGEIATLIFAILIGLPLPLAAAQILWINMVTDSVMVMPLITEPKEKDIMKRRPSPHDEPFITNWMIPRILVASLVMGIGSLSLFYYYLATSTPELARAVVFTTLVVFQWFNGLNARSFTVSLFNMNPLSNKKLLIGLGIGIILQIIVIYVPFIQPYLGTVFLGLKDWIAILAVSSTVVIAAEIYKYLGKQKQDVRTPVHGVRA
- a CDS encoding NAD(P)/FAD-dependent oxidoreductase, which codes for MIAESYDVVVVGAGPAGSYTAKTAAEHGLDVLLIERNAEIGVPVKCAEGVSREIERYVELDPRWICTEVKGISTYGPDGTAVTLSVEGSDIAGYVLERRLFDNYLAQQAARAGAEVQVKTQAYDLVQENGYAKGVYVRTPEANERRILADVVVGADGVESRVGRWAGIDTRLPLSDVCTCAEFLMSDITVDEHYLETYFGREIAPKGYLWIFPKGKRCANVGLGIGGDVSGEGHRARDYLRSFVKHRFPDGKVLAEIYGVVPLSGPVYETVANGVVLVGDAARHVQPITGGGILQAVQGGRIAGDVIAKAVKEQNVSKKRLREYEKRWKREFGRVLEVGLKAKNIVLNLNEQELTKFFQPLGGEIKLKEYSERAFLKTLIMKNPRILVSLVKTIF
- a CDS encoding bifunctional N(6)-L-threonylcarbamoyladenine synthase/serine/threonine protein kinase; translated protein: MTLILGLEGTAWNLSAALVDESDVLAEAVSTYQPKYGGIHPREAAQHHATELKAVISRVFRKAQETYPEFSLSQIDGVAFSQGPGMGPCLRTVATAARALALTLKRPLLGVNHCIAHIEVGRWQCKTNDPVVLYVSGANSQVLAYRAGHYRIFGETLDIGIGNALDKFARHLGLSHPGGPKIEELALQGRSYIELPYVVKGMDLSFSGLTTAAKETYDKQPGARADICYSFQETAFAMLTEVTERAMGHLGKDELLLAGGVGANRRLQQMLQTMSEDRDGRFFVPAKKFLGDNGIMIAYLGLLMLTCGSITPIEQSQVRPNYRPDDVEVTWRE
- a CDS encoding sodium-dependent transporter, which gives rise to MREKWSSSIGFILASIGSAVGIGNIWRFPYIVGENGGGAFLIPYIIAVFLFGMPLMMLEFALGRHFQTSVVPTFSAIGKRFRIAGIFIVLGISMILSYYLVITGWVLAYSLFFIADISVPFSVFTASYYPLLFFLCSGGITFFVVMAGVKGGIEQMAKILIPLLFIMLLLLLAFSLSLPGAGQGMRFYLTPDFERLTDPFVWTAAFGQAFFSLSVGFGILLTYGSYMREEHIAKSAGIITISDLFIAILSGIVIFPLVFSFGLDPASGVQLAFVALPPVFQELRFGLFLGAVFFLLLFFAAITSSVSMLEVPVATLIDQYGFERKKAATVASLLIMLTGLPAALSYTALKLELFGTPLLDLKDFLFGTIGLILAGLILSITAGWFLDSRIIFKEIRGGRVAQKLFTGIIKFLIPTILLINLVVRLL
- the argB gene encoding acetylglutamate kinase; amino-acid sequence: MKREEVLIEALPYIREFYGSKIVIKMGGHALVDESIMDKITQDLVLLRFVGICPIVVHGGGPEITRLMERLGKKPTFVGGLRITDDETMEIAQMVLVGNMNERIVSLIGKHGGKSIGLSGNDGALIVAKKKRKQKVGRAGEEQEVDLGWVGEIEAINAEILTLTSEQGYIPVISPIAVDTAGNSLNVNADSVAGEIAVTIKAKKLILLTDVPGVLSDPDDLTTLIARTTPLELQELIAKKVIGAGMIPKVEAGLRAAEGGVTAHIIDGRKPHSILLELFTDEGIGTMIG